In Micromonospora purpureochromogenes, a single window of DNA contains:
- the mqo gene encoding malate dehydrogenase (quinone) has protein sequence MSRSGPSEEWDAVLVGGGIMSATLGVLLSEVQPDWRITVVERLDEAGLESSSAWNNAGTGHAGLCEFNYTPRRPDGTVDPSSAVRIGEQFVSSLVFWAGLVERGVLGPPETFIRSVPHLGFGRGADGVAYLRDRWEALRGSPLFADLEFSEDPDVLTSWLPLMFDGRTRNEPVAVTRSAQGTDVDFGALTRQLLSVLRQRGGVVRTGQEVSSLRRHARTWVVRVRDHRTGHHRQLRAPYVFVGAGGGTLPLLQSARVPEIRRYGAFPISGQFLRTDRPDLVAAHRGKVYGHAALGAPPISVPHLDLRVVDGQEALLFGPFAAFTPRFLTRGRLSDLVRSVRPGNLPVLAAAARDNRSLVAYLLRQVVQSADARTAALRQFVPSARPDDWTLITAGQRVQILKKTGSRGTMVGFGTEIVTSAGGSLAALLGASPGASTAASTMLDVLAASFPQRMSEWAPQLDRLAPSARTVRQLGPDRLGEALTRARRVLGLLPVGTAHGKGATTS, from the coding sequence ATGTCGAGAAGCGGCCCGAGCGAGGAGTGGGACGCCGTCCTCGTCGGCGGCGGGATCATGAGCGCGACGCTCGGCGTGCTGCTGAGCGAGGTGCAGCCGGACTGGCGGATCACCGTCGTCGAGCGGCTCGACGAGGCGGGCCTCGAAAGCTCGAGCGCCTGGAACAACGCCGGGACCGGCCACGCCGGGCTCTGCGAGTTCAACTACACGCCGCGGCGGCCCGACGGCACGGTGGACCCGTCGAGTGCGGTGCGGATCGGCGAGCAGTTCGTCTCGTCCCTGGTGTTCTGGGCCGGTCTGGTGGAGCGGGGGGTGCTCGGGCCGCCCGAGACGTTCATCCGCTCGGTCCCGCACCTCGGCTTCGGCCGCGGGGCGGACGGCGTGGCGTACCTGCGGGACCGATGGGAGGCCTTGCGGGGCTCTCCACTCTTCGCCGACCTGGAGTTCAGCGAGGACCCCGACGTCCTCACCTCGTGGCTGCCGCTGATGTTCGACGGCCGCACCCGGAACGAACCAGTGGCCGTCACCCGCTCGGCGCAGGGGACCGACGTCGACTTCGGCGCCCTCACCCGGCAGCTGCTGTCGGTCCTGCGCCAGCGCGGCGGCGTCGTCCGAACGGGCCAGGAGGTCTCGTCCCTGCGCCGGCATGCAAGGACCTGGGTCGTGCGGGTCCGCGACCACAGGACGGGGCATCACCGCCAGCTGCGGGCCCCGTACGTCTTCGTCGGGGCCGGGGGCGGGACACTGCCGCTGCTGCAGTCGGCCCGCGTCCCGGAGATCCGGCGGTACGGCGCCTTCCCGATCAGTGGTCAGTTCCTGCGGACCGACCGGCCCGACCTCGTGGCCGCCCACCGGGGAAAGGTGTACGGGCATGCGGCTCTGGGGGCCCCGCCGATCTCGGTGCCGCATCTCGACCTGCGCGTGGTTGACGGGCAGGAGGCGCTGCTCTTCGGACCGTTCGCAGCCTTCACGCCCCGCTTCCTCACCCGTGGCCGGCTGAGCGACCTCGTGCGCTCGGTCCGGCCCGGGAACCTCCCGGTCCTGGCCGCCGCGGCGCGGGACAACCGGTCGCTGGTGGCCTACCTGCTGCGGCAGGTGGTCCAGTCCGCGGATGCCCGGACGGCCGCGCTGCGCCAGTTCGTGCCGTCGGCCCGCCCGGACGACTGGACGCTGATCACCGCGGGGCAGCGGGTCCAGATCCTCAAGAAGACCGGGAGCCGCGGCACGATGGTCGGCTTCGGCACTGAGATCGTCACCTCCGCCGGTGGCTCGCTGGCCGCCCTGCTCGGCGCCTCGCCCGGTGCCTCGACCGCCGCGTCGACGATGCTCGACGTGCTCGCGGCGAGCTTTCCGCAGCGGATGTCGGAGTGGGCGCCACAGCTGGACCGTCTCGCGCCGTCCGCGCGGACGGTGCGGCAGCTCGGTCCGGACCGGCTCGGCGAGGCGTTGACGCGCGCCCGCCGGGTGCTCGGGCTGCTGCCGGTGGGCACGGCCCACGGGAAGGGAGCGACGACCTCGTGA
- a CDS encoding FAD-binding oxidoreductase — protein sequence MTADLIDRLRHVVGPSAVISDPDEMAGYLTDWRNAYAGTAAAVVRPGDTEEVAAVVALCAEAGVAVVPQGGNTGLCGGAVPDSSGRQVVLSLSRMRRIRDLDIANQTITVEAGAVLQSVQEAAAAAGRLFPLSLGAEGSCTIGGNLATNAGGTTLGVITAAVLKLFPAVRSRATAWVALPGPQAAVDLIGVLRELAGDRLTGFEIMSQQSVGFVLRHSSGARDPLGDRHPWYALVELSDTLPGAGLDGVIESALGEAFERDLVVDAVVASGSAQAAALWALREGISEAQNHEGPSLKHDVTVPVSRIPAFVERTDRALEEAIPGIRIVTYGHIGDGNLHYNLSKPVGSDDDEFRARAADLARVIYDSTGAFDGSISAEHGLGQSKRGVIADYKDHHELELMRGLKQLFDPRGLMNPGKVLPG from the coding sequence GTGACCGCAGACCTCATCGACCGGCTACGGCACGTGGTCGGGCCCTCCGCCGTGATCAGCGACCCGGACGAGATGGCCGGCTACCTCACCGACTGGCGCAACGCGTACGCGGGAACCGCCGCGGCCGTCGTGCGGCCGGGCGACACCGAGGAGGTGGCCGCGGTCGTCGCACTGTGCGCCGAGGCCGGCGTCGCGGTGGTTCCACAGGGCGGCAACACGGGGCTGTGCGGCGGCGCCGTCCCCGACTCCTCCGGCCGTCAGGTGGTGCTCTCCCTGAGCCGCATGCGCCGCATCCGCGACCTCGACATCGCCAACCAGACCATCACGGTGGAGGCCGGCGCGGTTCTGCAGTCGGTGCAGGAAGCCGCGGCGGCCGCCGGCCGGCTCTTCCCGCTGTCCCTGGGCGCGGAGGGAAGCTGCACGATCGGCGGCAACCTCGCCACCAACGCCGGTGGGACGACGCTGGGGGTGATCACGGCCGCCGTGCTGAAGCTCTTTCCCGCCGTCCGGAGCCGCGCGACGGCATGGGTGGCCCTGCCGGGCCCGCAGGCGGCGGTCGACCTGATCGGTGTCCTCCGGGAACTGGCCGGCGACCGGCTGACCGGTTTCGAGATCATGTCCCAGCAGAGCGTGGGGTTCGTGCTGCGCCACTCGTCGGGCGCGCGCGACCCGCTCGGCGACCGCCATCCCTGGTACGCACTCGTGGAGCTGAGCGACACGCTGCCTGGCGCCGGCCTCGACGGGGTGATCGAGTCGGCGCTCGGGGAGGCGTTCGAGCGGGACCTGGTGGTGGACGCGGTCGTCGCCTCCGGCTCGGCGCAGGCCGCCGCCCTGTGGGCGCTGCGCGAAGGCATCTCGGAGGCGCAGAACCACGAGGGCCCCAGCCTCAAGCACGACGTCACCGTGCCGGTCAGTCGGATCCCGGCGTTCGTGGAACGCACCGACCGGGCGCTCGAGGAGGCCATCCCGGGCATCCGGATCGTGACGTACGGCCACATCGGCGACGGCAACCTGCACTACAACCTCAGCAAACCGGTGGGCAGCGACGACGACGAGTTCCGTGCGCGAGCCGCTGACCTCGCCCGCGTCATCTACGACTCGACGGGCGCGTTCGACGGCAGCATCAGCGCGGAGCACGGGCTCGGGCAGTCGAAGCGGGGGGTCATCGCCGACTACAAGGACCACCACGAGCTGGAGCTGATGCGGGGGCTCAAGCAGCTGTTCGATCCGCGGGGGCTGATGAACCCCGGGAAGGTACTGCCAGGCTGA
- a CDS encoding dicarboxylate/amino acid:cation symporter: protein MRKIPFSAQILLGLVLGVALGFLARANDLSWLASTLDTVGGLFVQLLKLAVPPLVFTAIVVSVVSLRGVANAARLALKTLLWFGATALIAVSIGIGLGLLTDPGRGVSLDLGAASAPKKTGSWTDFLTGIVPTNPVGAFVEGNVLQIVFLALVVGAAALLVGEAAEPFVALNRSLLEIVQKALWWVIRLAPIGTLGLIGNAVASYGWDLIAPLAKFTTAVYVGCAIVLFVVYPLLLVAAGRLNPLRFFAGAWPAIELAFVSRSSVGTMPVTQRSVERLGVPREYASFAVPFGATTKMDGCAAIYPALAAIFVAQVFGVDLGVTDYLLIAFVSVVGSAATAGLTGAIVMLTLTLSTLGLPLAGAGLLLAIDPILDMIRTATNVAGQALVPTIVAAREGTLDRAAYDSAGRRELTDAEETERPIRQDGLTPVPA from the coding sequence CTGCGCAAGATTCCCTTTTCCGCACAGATCCTGCTCGGCCTCGTCCTCGGCGTGGCGCTGGGCTTCCTCGCCCGCGCCAATGACCTGAGCTGGCTGGCCAGCACCCTCGACACCGTCGGCGGCCTCTTCGTCCAGCTGCTCAAGCTGGCCGTCCCGCCGCTGGTCTTCACCGCCATCGTGGTCAGCGTGGTCAGCCTGCGCGGCGTGGCCAACGCCGCCCGGCTGGCACTCAAGACGCTGCTGTGGTTCGGCGCCACCGCGCTGATCGCGGTGAGCATCGGCATCGGCCTCGGCCTGCTCACCGACCCGGGTCGCGGCGTCTCGCTCGACCTCGGCGCGGCGAGCGCCCCGAAGAAGACCGGCTCCTGGACCGACTTCCTCACCGGCATCGTGCCGACCAACCCGGTCGGCGCGTTCGTCGAGGGCAACGTCCTCCAGATCGTCTTCCTCGCCCTGGTCGTCGGCGCCGCCGCACTGCTGGTCGGCGAGGCCGCCGAACCATTCGTGGCGCTCAACCGCTCGCTGCTGGAGATCGTGCAGAAGGCGCTCTGGTGGGTGATCCGGCTCGCCCCGATCGGCACCCTCGGCCTGATCGGCAACGCCGTCGCCTCGTACGGCTGGGACCTGATCGCCCCGCTCGCGAAGTTCACCACCGCCGTCTACGTCGGCTGCGCGATCGTGCTGTTCGTGGTCTACCCGCTGCTGCTGGTGGCGGCCGGCCGGCTCAACCCGCTGCGCTTCTTCGCTGGCGCGTGGCCCGCCATCGAGCTGGCCTTCGTCTCCCGCTCCTCGGTGGGCACCATGCCGGTGACCCAGCGTTCCGTCGAGCGCCTCGGCGTCCCCCGCGAGTACGCCTCGTTCGCGGTGCCGTTCGGCGCCACCACGAAGATGGACGGCTGCGCGGCGATCTACCCGGCCCTGGCGGCGATCTTCGTCGCGCAGGTCTTCGGGGTGGACCTGGGCGTCACCGACTACCTGCTGATCGCCTTCGTCTCGGTGGTCGGCTCGGCCGCCACCGCCGGCCTGACCGGCGCGATCGTGATGCTCACCCTGACCCTGAGCACGCTGGGTCTGCCGCTGGCCGGCGCCGGCCTGCTGCTCGCCATCGACCCGATCCTGGACATGATCCGCACCGCCACCAACGTGGCCGGGCAGGCGCTGGTGCCGACCATCGTCGCCGCCCGGGAGGGCACCCTGGACCGGGCCGCGTACGACTCCGCCGGCCGGCGTGAGCTGACCGACGCCGAGGAGACCGAGCGGCCGATCCGGCAGGACGGGCTGACCCCGGTCCCCGCCTGA
- a CDS encoding NADH:flavin oxidoreductase/NADH oxidase, whose product MSALFTPLTLRAVTLPNRVALAPMCQYSAGPDGLPTDWHRIHLGSRAVGGAGLILTEATAVVPEGRISPQDTGLWSDAHVDAWRPVTGFVAAQGAVPAVQLAHAGFKASTYRPWAERRGGVPDAEGGWTPVGPGAEPFLADYREPTALDEAGIARVVSAFATAAGRAVDAGFGAVEIHAAHGYLLHEFLSPLTNHRTDGYGGDRTARMRLTLEVARAVRAAVGERVPVLTRISATDWVEGGWTVEDSVVLAGELAAAGVDLVDASSGGAAARASIPVGPGYQVPLAARIRRDAGVLTGAVGLIVEPEQADQIVAGGEADLVLLGRELLRDPYWPRRAAAKLGAHPGWPDQYARAF is encoded by the coding sequence ATGAGTGCCCTGTTCACCCCGCTGACCCTGCGCGCGGTCACCCTGCCCAACCGGGTCGCCCTCGCCCCGATGTGCCAGTACAGCGCCGGCCCGGACGGTCTGCCCACCGACTGGCACCGGATCCACCTCGGCTCCCGGGCCGTCGGCGGCGCCGGCCTGATCCTCACCGAAGCCACCGCCGTCGTGCCCGAGGGGCGGATCAGCCCGCAGGACACCGGCCTCTGGTCCGACGCGCACGTCGACGCCTGGCGCCCGGTCACCGGGTTCGTCGCCGCCCAGGGCGCGGTGCCGGCGGTGCAGCTCGCGCACGCCGGGTTCAAGGCGTCGACGTACCGGCCGTGGGCCGAGCGGCGCGGCGGCGTGCCGGACGCCGAGGGCGGCTGGACCCCGGTCGGCCCCGGCGCCGAGCCGTTCCTGGCCGACTACCGCGAGCCGACGGCGCTCGACGAGGCCGGGATCGCCCGCGTGGTGTCCGCCTTCGCCACCGCCGCCGGCCGGGCGGTGGACGCCGGCTTCGGCGCGGTGGAGATCCATGCCGCGCATGGCTACCTGCTGCACGAGTTCCTGTCCCCGCTCACCAACCACCGCACCGACGGTTACGGCGGCGACCGGACCGCCCGGATGCGGCTCACCCTCGAGGTGGCTCGCGCGGTACGCGCCGCCGTCGGCGAGCGGGTGCCGGTGCTGACCCGGATCTCGGCCACCGACTGGGTCGAGGGCGGCTGGACCGTCGAGGACAGCGTCGTGCTCGCCGGCGAACTCGCCGCCGCCGGGGTCGACCTGGTCGACGCCTCCTCCGGCGGCGCGGCGGCCCGGGCGAGCATCCCGGTCGGGCCCGGCTACCAGGTGCCCCTCGCCGCGCGGATCCGCCGCGACGCCGGGGTGCTCACCGGCGCGGTCGGCCTGATCGTCGAGCCGGAGCAGGCCGACCAGATCGTCGCCGGCGGCGAGGCCGACCTGGTGCTGCTCGGCCGGGAACTGCTCCGGGACCCGTACTGGCCCCGCCGCGCCGCCGCCAAGCTCGGCGCCCACCCCGGCTGGCCCGACCAGTACGCCCGCGCCTTCTGA
- a CDS encoding ATP-binding cassette domain-containing protein, with translation MRLLRDLWATAPRRMTVVVYLIVLGAAGQAAASALAGPVLVHRSATFFALLVLALVAAVLSDLVIGLLMAGLTADWSADVRRRLCRVALGQDLTTLETTPVGELLDRIDNDVYQVASELRNTGVRLVQGLAVCLLATVSALFVWWPAGVGMLVLTALLGVLLRRPTARIGPARMAEEEAWSDLAAVMEEAVHGQDDVRTSLARPYVLRLYAGRAAEVLARCRRVFLMSARVTTIAAGTIRAGIAAVVLGGAWALATGRIDGARLTAIWLLAIAFGATVEHIARWVPHLQYALGAWARVQLLSDARQEPAGGAAPAEGDLSVRGLTFHYPNSGDGERGPALRDIRLTFARGRSYALVGRTGSGKSTLAKVLTRAVDVPRGTVFLGDTDLVDLDVEQLRRWVAVVPQRTEILAGTLAENVALFDPDLLDDATRALEELGLAGWIAELPDGVRTRLGEGGHVLSAGQEQLVAFARILVRDPHVVILDEATARLDPVTETRVRQATERLLTDRIGIVIAHRLSSVRRCDEVVVMADGEVLEAGPLRESERFAELLASSHAAAYAPAGAGRGGVDLLPGPRDPWELEASAPAPVERPVPVAVPKTDPPPLPALPPARTMREILRLGTNDPRYGLVSVAIFVVMTLLGLDGAVLPWLWADVVDGGSPWLPALGIAAALLVVLPLPFYTNLWFPQWWVRQMLRISLRLVHGQTGARRVSGHTPAEVVAQSGDTERVVQLADNLMDQFIALAIVATMTAVTGSFVPALFFAGTMVVSGLAATLFGPRLERSARGTVAARAAFATALVSALSAARTVKLAGATRPVLTHLAALDTVRSDRQRREISAQVWARSTPSLVSGLLPIGAWALYLAGGLSAGATLVAVSTLGAARWFAWTTASLVSHYPSARVWTRRTAAMCGVGTYSAAVPGVDLAAGTAPAPVPPARRPLRRLELAGFGALHSDGTLAVRDVDLTVDRGQLVLVVGPVGSGKSSLLRALAGIVHHIGTLRWNGEPVTEPELFLRPQQVGYVGQLPRVLSGTVADNIALGHEVDAAGAVSTAQLDHDLAAAGGGLGLLIGHKGTRLSGGQLQRLALARALAPRTELLVADDVSSALDVTTELALWAALREHGVTVVGSTSKRAALVRADHVVVLLDGAVAAQGPWRDLEDDWGHLAG, from the coding sequence ATGCGCCTGCTCCGTGATCTCTGGGCCACCGCGCCACGCCGGATGACGGTGGTGGTCTACCTGATCGTGCTCGGCGCCGCCGGGCAGGCCGCCGCCTCGGCCCTGGCCGGCCCGGTCCTGGTGCACCGGTCCGCCACCTTCTTCGCCCTGCTGGTGCTGGCGCTGGTCGCCGCCGTCCTGAGCGATCTCGTCATCGGCCTGCTGATGGCCGGGCTCACCGCCGACTGGTCCGCCGACGTCCGCCGCCGGCTCTGCCGGGTGGCGCTCGGGCAGGACCTGACCACTCTGGAGACCACCCCGGTCGGTGAGCTGCTGGACCGGATCGACAACGACGTCTACCAGGTCGCCTCCGAGCTGCGGAACACCGGCGTACGGCTCGTGCAGGGGCTGGCGGTCTGCCTGCTGGCCACCGTCAGCGCCCTGTTCGTCTGGTGGCCGGCCGGTGTCGGCATGCTCGTGCTCACCGCCCTGCTCGGCGTCCTGCTGCGCCGCCCCACCGCGCGCATCGGCCCGGCCCGGATGGCCGAGGAGGAGGCCTGGTCGGACCTCGCCGCGGTGATGGAGGAGGCGGTGCACGGCCAGGACGACGTGCGGACCAGCCTGGCCCGGCCGTACGTGCTGCGGCTCTACGCCGGGCGCGCCGCCGAGGTGCTGGCCCGGTGCCGTCGGGTGTTCCTGATGTCCGCCCGGGTCACCACGATCGCCGCCGGCACGATCCGGGCCGGCATCGCCGCCGTGGTGCTCGGTGGTGCCTGGGCGCTGGCCACCGGCCGGATCGACGGCGCCCGGCTGACCGCGATCTGGCTGCTCGCCATCGCATTCGGGGCCACCGTCGAGCACATCGCCCGCTGGGTGCCCCACCTGCAGTACGCGCTCGGCGCGTGGGCCCGGGTGCAACTGCTCTCCGACGCCCGGCAGGAGCCGGCGGGCGGGGCGGCCCCGGCGGAGGGCGACCTGAGCGTGCGCGGGCTCACCTTCCACTACCCGAACAGCGGTGACGGTGAGCGGGGGCCGGCGCTGCGCGACATCCGGCTCACCTTCGCCCGCGGCCGGTCGTACGCCCTGGTCGGGCGGACCGGTTCGGGCAAGTCGACGCTGGCCAAGGTGCTCACCCGCGCGGTCGACGTGCCGCGCGGCACCGTCTTCCTCGGCGACACCGACCTGGTGGACCTGGACGTCGAGCAGTTGCGCCGGTGGGTCGCCGTGGTCCCGCAGCGCACCGAGATCCTGGCCGGGACGCTGGCCGAGAACGTCGCGCTCTTCGACCCCGACCTGCTCGACGACGCCACCCGGGCGCTGGAGGAGTTGGGGCTGGCCGGCTGGATCGCCGAGCTGCCCGACGGCGTCCGGACCCGGCTGGGCGAGGGCGGGCACGTCCTCTCCGCCGGGCAGGAACAGCTGGTGGCGTTCGCCCGGATCCTGGTCCGCGATCCGCACGTGGTGATCCTCGACGAGGCCACCGCCCGGTTGGACCCGGTCACCGAGACCCGGGTGCGCCAGGCCACCGAGCGGCTGCTCACCGACCGGATCGGCATCGTCATCGCGCACCGCCTCTCCTCTGTGCGCCGCTGCGACGAGGTGGTGGTGATGGCCGACGGCGAGGTGCTGGAGGCCGGCCCGCTGCGCGAGTCGGAACGCTTCGCCGAGCTGCTGGCCAGCAGCCACGCCGCCGCGTACGCCCCGGCCGGCGCGGGCCGGGGCGGGGTGGACCTGCTGCCCGGGCCGCGCGACCCGTGGGAGCTGGAGGCGTCGGCACCGGCGCCGGTCGAGCGGCCGGTCCCCGTGGCGGTGCCGAAGACCGACCCGCCGCCGCTGCCCGCGCTGCCGCCCGCGCGCACCATGCGGGAGATCCTCCGGCTGGGCACCAACGACCCGAGGTACGGCCTGGTCTCGGTCGCCATCTTCGTCGTGATGACGCTGCTCGGCCTGGACGGCGCGGTGCTGCCCTGGCTCTGGGCGGACGTGGTCGACGGCGGCAGCCCGTGGCTGCCCGCGCTCGGCATCGCCGCCGCGCTGCTGGTCGTCCTGCCGCTGCCCTTCTACACGAACCTGTGGTTCCCGCAGTGGTGGGTACGCCAGATGCTGCGGATCAGCCTGCGCCTGGTGCACGGGCAGACCGGGGCGCGCCGGGTCAGCGGGCACACCCCGGCGGAGGTGGTCGCTCAGAGCGGTGACACCGAGCGGGTGGTGCAGCTCGCCGACAACCTCATGGACCAGTTCATCGCCCTGGCGATCGTGGCCACCATGACGGCGGTGACCGGTAGTTTCGTACCGGCGCTCTTCTTCGCCGGGACGATGGTGGTCTCCGGGCTGGCGGCGACGCTGTTCGGGCCCCGGCTGGAGCGGTCCGCCCGGGGCACGGTGGCGGCGCGGGCGGCCTTCGCCACCGCGCTGGTCTCCGCGCTCTCCGCGGCCCGCACGGTGAAGCTGGCCGGCGCGACCCGGCCGGTGCTGACCCACCTCGCCGCCCTGGACACCGTGCGCAGCGACCGGCAGCGCCGGGAGATCTCCGCGCAGGTGTGGGCGCGCTCCACGCCGTCGCTGGTCAGCGGCCTGCTGCCGATCGGCGCGTGGGCGCTCTACCTGGCCGGTGGGCTCTCCGCCGGGGCGACCCTGGTGGCGGTCTCCACGCTGGGCGCGGCCCGCTGGTTCGCCTGGACCACCGCGTCACTGGTCTCGCACTACCCGTCGGCGCGGGTCTGGACCCGGCGGACGGCGGCGATGTGCGGGGTCGGGACGTACTCGGCGGCGGTTCCCGGGGTCGACCTGGCCGCCGGCACCGCGCCCGCGCCCGTGCCGCCGGCCCGGCGTCCGCTGCGCCGGCTGGAGCTGGCCGGCTTCGGGGCGCTGCACTCCGACGGCACCCTGGCCGTGCGGGACGTCGACCTGACCGTCGACCGCGGGCAGCTGGTGCTGGTGGTCGGGCCGGTCGGCTCCGGCAAGTCCTCGCTGCTGCGCGCGCTGGCCGGGATCGTGCACCACATCGGCACGCTGCGCTGGAACGGCGAACCGGTGACCGAGCCGGAGCTGTTCCTGCGTCCGCAGCAGGTGGGGTACGTCGGGCAGCTGCCCCGGGTGCTCTCCGGCACGGTCGCCGACAACATCGCGCTCGGCCACGAGGTGGACGCGGCCGGGGCGGTGTCGACCGCGCAGCTCGACCACGACCTGGCCGCCGCCGGGGGTGGGCTCGGGCTGCTCATCGGCCACAAGGGGACCCGGCTCTCCGGGGGGCAGTTGCAGCGGCTGGCGCTGGCCCGGGCGCTGGCGCCGCGTACCGAGCTGCTGGTGGCCGACGACGTCTCGTCGGCGCTGGACGTCACCACCGAGCTGGCGCTCTGGGCGGCGCTGCGCGAACACGGCGTGACCGTGGTCGGCTCGACCTCGAAACGCGCGGCCCTGGTCCGGGCCGACCACGTGGTGGTCCTGCTCGACGGCGCGGTCGCCGCGCAGGGCCCGTGGCGCGACCTGGAGGACGACTGGGGCCACCTGGCCGGCTGA
- a CDS encoding TetR/AcrR family transcriptional regulator: MTDGRSRRREDTRQRLFVAAVELIAEQGFSATTVDDIAARAGVAKGTVYYNFESKTVLFEELLRHGIGLLTADFRAAVAGLPPREALAALVRAELEYIRRYRAFAQLLLSEMWRTNREWQQTLRLLRGEAIEVIADTVRAGVAGGDLPADLDVRTASSALFGVGLVVAVDWLVFQPDRPIEDVQEALLGIVRRVAQT; this comes from the coding sequence GTGACGGACGGACGGTCGCGGCGGCGGGAGGACACCCGGCAGCGTCTCTTCGTGGCGGCGGTGGAACTCATCGCCGAGCAGGGCTTCTCCGCCACCACGGTGGACGACATCGCGGCCCGGGCCGGGGTGGCCAAGGGCACCGTCTACTACAACTTCGAGTCCAAGACGGTCCTCTTCGAGGAGCTGCTGCGGCACGGCATCGGCCTGCTCACCGCCGACTTCCGGGCCGCGGTGGCCGGCCTGCCGCCGCGCGAGGCGCTCGCCGCCCTGGTCCGCGCCGAGCTGGAGTACATCCGGCGCTACCGGGCCTTCGCCCAGCTGCTGCTCTCGGAGATGTGGCGGACCAACCGCGAGTGGCAGCAGACCCTGCGCCTGCTGCGCGGGGAGGCGATCGAGGTGATCGCCGACACGGTTCGGGCCGGGGTGGCCGGCGGTGACCTCCCCGCCGACCTGGACGTGCGGACCGCCTCGTCGGCGCTGTTCGGCGTCGGTCTGGTGGTGGCCGTGGACTGGCTGGTCTTCCAGCCGGACCGGCCGATCGAGGACGTGCAGGAGGCGCTGCTCGGCATCGTCCGGCGGGTCGCCCAGACCTGA